The window TATGGAGTGAATCTTTCTGGGCACATACTTCACTGTTATTTAATTGATTATATGCCTTTTGCTTTGGACTAATATGTCCttgattggccaaatggaagaaaatatatcaGTAGGTGCTCTTAAGCTAGGATTTGGAGTAGATGCTGACTCCAGAAGCTGCAATAGCATTCTGGGGATTCATATGTGAAGGAAAGGAATGCTTGGAATGCATTTCCATCTCAATTCCACTCAATCCCTAGGTGCCCTCAAAATTTACTTTCTATTACAACTCTACACAAAGCTTCTCCTACTGCTGGTGCCCcttctatatgcctcagtttccttatttgtaaaatatggttAACAACAGCAACATTTCAGTCAATTTTGTAAAGAAGTCAATACTTCAAACAGGAGACAAAAGACACATTGCAAAACTTAGTCATAAAAGATGTGAAATCATATAGAAGACATGGAGTACAGATTTTGTTGGCTAACAAAGTTAGTAACATGAAGCAATACAAGCTCATATTTATCTATCATGTTACTATTTACTTTTGGACACTTATTTCACTTGATCCCTGTGAGGAAGGTagtgaaagtaaaattttctagatgagaaaattgggagGGAGATGGAGTAACTTATTTGAGGACATACACAGTGTATTTAAGTTGTAGAATAAGAACTTGAAACATATTCTGTTTCTGAGCTCACTCTTCTTTCCATCTTATGTCATATTCTTTCTAGAAAACATGAAATCTTGCTTCACAAGACCACAAGAGAATTGtaggatttagagatgggagAACTTTAGAGATCAAACAGTCTAATTCCACCCTTAttattttacagacgaagaaactgacATCAAgaatgattaaatgatttgttctttaTCCTATATCtcaaaatccagggctctttgtTCCCATAACTTAATTTGGTCACAGAACtttagagctaggagagacctCACCATAAGGATGATATGATAGGCTATCATCATTCAGTGGAAAAGAAGCTTATTATCATTTAACAATGATGATTCAGGggagagaataaaagaataaacctTCAGAACATCTACAGGAGAGCCAAAGGACCATAGAACATGTGAAAAGTATTCATATTGCAGTTTCATatgaaaataatcacattttaGAGTCTAATGGGAACTTATCTTATGGAATAGCTGGCACATATAGTTCAGTAATGGTTATTGCATACTTCATATGCATTCctatttgagcttcacaataaccCCACGAGGTAGGTAATTATCCCCATTCTGCAAAAGGCACTcagaccatggtcacacagctagtaatggtcagaggtaggatttgagtaGTTGCCTTTCCTCATTCCAAATTCAGGAGACATTTTCTCTGTCACACTGTGCTCCaaagcatagaatgtcagagctagagaTGACTTTAGAGTAAGAATCTTAGAACCCAGAACAGAGAATGTTAAAATATGAAGGCACATTTACCATGTGAAGTTCTCGGAACATAAAAGGTTAAAGGTAGAAAATTACTTTAACCATCAACCTCActttagaggtgaggaaattgacccagagagtgaagtgacttgtcttaTGTCATATAAGTTAGTGTTAGGTCTCAGGCTAGAACTCAGATCTCTTCATTTCTAGATTGGGCCTCTTCCCATAATACTATATTTCTTCCCATAGAAAAGAGAGAGTCTCTTGCTCCCAATGAGCTTGAACCTATGGATGCATGGCTGACAGTAGTTACCATTCCATACAACCTTCAATCAAAGGAGACATCATAGTTAGTGATGAATGTGTGTTCTCTCCCCAAAACTGTAGGGGGAAAGTGTGAACAATATAGAGATATTTCTTCAGAGATTGGAAGTAAAGTCATTCAGCACACTGTGCAAGGGTTCATCCCTTTATTGCCtgtcctgtctctttctctctggagaAAAGGATAATAGAGCAGGTTGTCTTTAGAGCCATAGGCTCTAAAGCCCTGCAGCAACCTTGCAATGATCCCCAGTACTGGGTATTTCCAGGGTGTCCAATGCTTGATCTGAATTCAGGAGATGGGATGCTGGATTCCTCTTGATTGGATGGTAGGTTGGAAGTTTCCAGAGACACAAACATTCTGGATCTTCTTCCAGAGCCTCCTGAGAGCATCCTTAACCTCCTGGTTCCTTAAACTATAGATCATTGGGTTCAGCATGGGTGTGACTACAGTATAGAATATGGCTACCTGTTTGTCCTGGTCTAGGTCATAGCTGGTAGATGGCCGGAGGTACATGCGGATCACTGAGCCATACAGGAGCAGCACCACCAGAATGTGGGAGCTACAGGTAGACATGGTCTTTTTCAGGGCAGTGGCTGAGTGTAGGTGGGCTATGGCAGCCCCGATACGGATATAGGAAGCCAAGATGAAGAAAAAGGGGCTTATAACAATGGCTGCGCCTTCAGTGAAGATCAGCATTTCATTTATCATGGGTCGAGTGCAGGACAGCTTGAGCAATGGTGTGATGTCACAGAAAAAATGTGTGACCTGATTGCCACAGAAAGTCAGTTGGGCAGCCAACATGCTGTAGAGGAGACTGTTGAGGCTGACCACCAGCCATGAGGTCAAGGTGATACGAAGGCAGAGGCTACGGGTGACAATGGCAGAATAGTGCAGGGGTTTACAGATAGCCACATAGCGATCATATGCCATGGCAGCCAACAGATGACCCTCCATGCTTCCTATAGCCATAAAGAAGAAAAGCTGGGTTATGCAGTTCTTGAAGGGGATGGTCTGGAATCCTGTCATTGTCTGCACTAGCATCTGGGGGACAATCACGGTGGTCAATAAGATATCAATGAATGAGAGCTGGCTGAGCAGAAAGTACATAGGTGCCTGCAGTTTGGGGTCTGTGCAAGCGACAATGATTAACATGGTGTTACCTGTCACTGCCACCATGTACATTGAAAGGATGACTCCAGAGATGATTGGCTGCATCTCTGGACGGTTGGATAGCCCCAGGAGGAGGAATTCAGTCACTTCTGTCCAATTCCTAGTATCCATTAGACATAGAAGGGAATCCAGATCATCTGTGGGGGTGGGGTAATAGGAACAAAAATCAATGTTGATATTAATGGAGAACACCCATATAACAATTGTAGGTTTtggaagcactttacaattattatctcattcaatcttcatCACCTCATTTCTTAGATTAGAGttaatatcatccccatttgatagatgaagaaactgaggctgagagaggttaaatgacttgtctagagtcacacaacttgtaGGAGTCTGTTTTAGAGatgatttgtactcaggtcttactgatgcCAAGGCTAGGACTGACTTCTAGTACCAGCTCTATTACTGAATCATTGTAAATTTAGACACATTAACTTATAGCTCTCCTCTCCATTTTCTCATGAATGAAAGAAATTTGGATGAGTTGATCTCTAAGGGTCTTTCCAATTCTTATATTCTATGTTCTTatatcctttccagttctaacattctatgttcacTGGTCACTTTCATTTCCAATATTCTATATTCTGTATTCTAATGCTATAG is drawn from Dromiciops gliroides isolate mDroGli1 chromosome 2, mDroGli1.pri, whole genome shotgun sequence and contains these coding sequences:
- the LOC122739029 gene encoding olfactory receptor 1361-like codes for the protein MDTRNWTEVTEFLLLGLSNRPEMQPIISGVILSMYMVAVTGNTMLIIVACTDPKLQAPMYFLLSQLSFIDILLTTVIVPQMLVQTMTGFQTIPFKNCITQLFFFMAIGSMEGHLLAAMAYDRYVAICKPLHYSAIVTRSLCLRITLTSWLVVSLNSLLYSMLAAQLTFCGNQVTHFFCDITPLLKLSCTRPMINEMLIFTEGAAIVISPFFFILASYIRIGAAIAHLHSATALKKTMSTCSSHILVVLLLYGSVIRMYLRPSTSYDLDQDKQVAIFYTVVTPMLNPMIYSLRNQEVKDALRRLWKKIQNVCVSGNFQPTIQSRGIQHPIS